One Chitinophaga sp. H8 DNA window includes the following coding sequences:
- a CDS encoding RagB/SusD family nutrient uptake outer membrane protein, with product MRKFLIIFLVLFHLVIAPGCKKDPLDITPDGRITIEDVFKDEILIEAYANSVYNYIRLYGSRYYPNVMLSVFSDESHGSDDPQDSWSNVSQWYGGMLTPSYNPLDAGTNREGGIKWNGQYYEDGWDAIRKANIFLSRIGNVSMADRNKQARLTAEVRLLRAFFYLELIKMYGGLPIVDKQFPDNFDYKELKRNSFEECAAFIVSDCDYAIKEPNLPYRTAIEGERGRFTKSVAYAIKSQVLLYNASPLWNPGNDAGKWQLAAAAGKEAKEALVQNGFVLNADYEKYFQGNSSNTNDRETIFEIKNAEATFGGILFFINGIPTVGAALAGAAPSQELVDGYDMANGEIPITGYNDADHLKPVINTAAGYDDNQPYKDRDPRFYASIWYNQAYYGVINGKQHYVASYLGGEDGLAQLRQRTHNGYYLRKFNDPDLRIGNVGNALWKKFRLAEIYLNYAEAENEASGATPAVYEAVNTVRRRVHMPDLPEDLSKEAMRERIRRERRVELVFEEHRFWDVRRWKILDKTDRLTTGMAWTKQPDGSFTRQRIVVGRRVAWADKYLIFPIPLNELNRLPAFTQNPGW from the coding sequence ATGAGGAAGTTTCTTATAATATTTTTAGTATTGTTTCACCTGGTAATCGCTCCCGGTTGCAAAAAAGATCCTCTGGATATTACGCCGGATGGTAGAATAACCATTGAGGATGTGTTTAAAGATGAAATCCTGATCGAAGCTTATGCCAACTCGGTGTACAATTATATCCGGTTATACGGTTCCCGTTATTACCCCAATGTAATGCTGTCTGTTTTTTCTGATGAATCTCATGGCAGCGATGATCCGCAGGATAGCTGGTCCAATGTTTCGCAATGGTATGGTGGAATGCTGACACCCTCTTACAATCCGCTGGATGCCGGTACCAACCGGGAAGGAGGGATTAAGTGGAACGGCCAGTATTATGAAGATGGCTGGGATGCGATCAGGAAAGCCAATATCTTTCTTTCAAGGATAGGTAATGTGAGTATGGCAGACCGCAACAAACAAGCCAGGCTTACTGCCGAAGTCAGATTGCTGAGGGCCTTTTTCTACCTGGAACTGATTAAGATGTATGGTGGACTGCCTATTGTGGATAAACAATTCCCGGACAATTTTGATTACAAAGAATTAAAACGGAATTCTTTTGAAGAGTGTGCGGCATTTATTGTGAGTGACTGCGACTATGCGATCAAAGAACCTAATCTGCCATACAGGACCGCTATTGAGGGAGAGCGGGGCCGCTTTACAAAGTCAGTGGCCTATGCAATCAAATCTCAGGTACTGTTATACAACGCCAGCCCATTATGGAACCCTGGCAATGATGCAGGCAAATGGCAACTGGCGGCCGCCGCAGGAAAAGAAGCCAAAGAGGCGCTGGTGCAGAATGGGTTTGTGCTGAACGCGGATTATGAAAAATACTTCCAGGGTAACTCCAGCAATACCAACGATCGTGAAACAATATTCGAGATCAAGAATGCAGAAGCAACGTTTGGTGGTATCCTTTTCTTTATTAATGGGATCCCTACAGTGGGAGCAGCTTTAGCCGGTGCAGCTCCTTCCCAGGAATTAGTGGATGGCTATGATATGGCCAATGGTGAAATTCCTATTACCGGGTATAATGATGCAGATCATTTAAAACCTGTCATTAATACCGCTGCTGGTTATGATGATAACCAGCCATACAAAGACCGTGACCCCCGCTTTTATGCGAGTATCTGGTACAACCAGGCATACTATGGTGTGATCAATGGAAAACAACATTACGTGGCATCTTATCTGGGAGGAGAGGATGGCCTGGCACAGTTACGGCAGCGTACGCATAACGGATACTACCTGAGAAAATTCAATGACCCGGATTTAAGGATCGGTAATGTAGGTAATGCGCTCTGGAAAAAATTCCGGTTGGCAGAAATTTACCTGAACTATGCAGAAGCTGAAAATGAAGCTTCTGGTGCTACGCCTGCAGTATATGAAGCAGTGAATACGGTGCGGAGAAGAGTACATATGCCTGATTTGCCGGAGGATTTATCTAAAGAGGCTATGAGAGAAAGGATACGTCGGGAAAGACGCGTGGAACTGGTGTTCGAAGAACATCGTTTCTGGGACGTGCGCAGATGGAAAATCCTGGATAAAACGGATCGCCTCACTACAGGCATGGCCTGGACCAAACAACCGGATGGCTCTTTTACCAGACAGCGTATCGTAGTTGGCAGACGGGTAGCCTGGGCGGATAAATACCTGATCTTCCCCATCCCTTTAAATGAACTGAACAGATTGCCGGCGTTTACACAAAACCCCGGTTGGTAA